From a region of the Helicobacter hepaticus ATCC 51449 genome:
- a CDS encoding helicase-related protein: protein MSFHKRIWIAPIKAIDSIIFLKNMLEKENYDKEVDDSIICLQNVLELEQLQIRMVRTKNCHAKFYLFTSEPKTNHAHNNIPFYEGSLIVGSSNLTHNGLEKNYEVNLLTKESADINYALEEFNKLWEDSIEITKNDIDECVKQSYLEILSPKDIYYKLLLTHFGKDFLVKDNEIPALFKDYIAYDYQIHAVQEGLQKLKKYNGFFLADVVGLGKTLIASVIAKKCRIDNLKGKILIVAPPSVKKSWKKHFDDINIANYEIYTHDSLHKIPKETREDIELIIIDESHNFRSSTSNRYKQLENICKIPFNGAHKKIILLSATPQNNSPKDLANQVYLFCNRRNSLIEGLNNLEKFFSDLQTKFENSMKELKTINQNTNLSTQEKESAQNKEKKKLENIANTLRDKLLSHIMIRRTRGDIELLYKDDMKKQNLTFPKIEPPKDLLYDLDSNSHNLAKETIAFLSKKYNNIGTFSYVRYLIFPNLTQDGQEEFLSQYGEDEKSKGFYNDTAERLSVLIQKILFKRFDSSIDAFKATLENQITSHNALITMFSEGTIALPKGYNSREKLYEAVLSDNDKDLQNLLEKKEDKFIHLQSHHFKNDFYQKLQNDRDALEKLLNAWENIQGDSKLDKLKDSLDKYLPQSQKIVIFTEAATTAKYLAKELIAYTILQIDASNREENEQKIKENFDANYPKEKQKDEFNIIITTDTLAEGINLHRANIIINYDTPYNSTRLMQRIGRINRIGTSFEKIHIYNFKPTHLADEIININSIASGKLQSFHYTLGEDSAIYDDEEIVGSKNLYSQIDKNNQETSKDSQYKKALQDFYKNHKDEFDRIEHLPLKSRTIIQSHQTQSFAYIRHISSHNHAHFYPYHIVPSQNLLQEPQTQECDFYEMADFLKAHLESCPLKNADMSVHYTHIQSAMQSYKQSLKSRNTPNPTKKELKPQEITAISKINSCPELDSQVKENLIDLIKNGHPQLTKETINIKAKNSADFAREVLVIKEKFAPNADLQTSKEQDYNTIDSATHTEPQIQISITTIHLTKGIK, encoded by the coding sequence ATGAGCTTTCACAAAAGAATTTGGATTGCGCCTATCAAGGCGATAGATTCCATAATCTTTTTAAAAAATATGCTAGAGAAAGAAAACTACGATAAAGAGGTAGATGATTCTATTATTTGCTTACAAAATGTTTTAGAACTAGAACAACTACAAATTCGTATGGTGCGCACTAAAAATTGCCACGCTAAATTTTATCTTTTTACTTCAGAACCAAAGACAAACCACGCACACAACAATATACCATTTTATGAAGGCTCACTTATTGTAGGTAGCTCAAACCTCACTCATAATGGCTTAGAGAAAAATTATGAAGTCAATCTCCTTACTAAAGAAAGCGCAGATATTAACTACGCATTAGAAGAATTTAACAAACTTTGGGAAGATTCTATAGAGATTACAAAAAATGATATTGATGAATGTGTAAAACAAAGCTACCTAGAAATTTTAAGCCCAAAAGATATTTATTACAAGCTCCTTTTAACGCATTTTGGCAAAGACTTTTTGGTGAAAGATAATGAAATTCCCGCTCTTTTTAAGGACTATATCGCGTATGATTATCAAATACACGCCGTGCAGGAAGGATTGCAAAAGCTTAAAAAATACAATGGATTCTTTCTTGCAGATGTTGTTGGGCTCGGCAAAACACTCATTGCGTCTGTCATCGCTAAAAAATGCCGCATAGACAATCTTAAGGGCAAGATTCTCATTGTTGCTCCACCGAGCGTTAAGAAATCGTGGAAAAAACATTTTGATGATATAAATATTGCAAATTATGAAATTTATACTCACGATAGCTTGCATAAAATCCCAAAAGAAACAAGAGAGGATATAGAGCTTATAATTATTGATGAAAGTCATAATTTTCGCTCCAGCACTTCAAACCGCTACAAACAGCTTGAAAATATTTGCAAGATTCCATTTAATGGCGCACATAAAAAAATTATTCTCCTCTCCGCCACTCCTCAAAATAACTCTCCAAAAGACTTAGCAAATCAAGTCTATCTTTTTTGCAATAGGCGAAATTCTCTCATTGAAGGCTTAAACAACTTAGAAAAATTTTTTAGCGACCTTCAAACAAAATTTGAAAACTCAATGAAAGAGTTAAAAACCATCAACCAAAACACAAATTTATCCACACAAGAAAAAGAATCTGCACAAAATAAAGAAAAGAAAAAGCTAGAAAATATTGCCAACACCTTACGTGACAAACTTTTGTCTCATATTATGATTCGCCGCACTAGAGGTGATATAGAGCTACTCTATAAAGATGATATGAAAAAGCAAAATCTCACTTTTCCAAAAATTGAACCCCCTAAAGATTTACTTTATGATTTAGATTCTAACTCACATAATCTTGCAAAAGAAACAATTGCTTTTCTCTCAAAGAAATACAACAATATAGGCACTTTTTCCTATGTGCGTTATCTTATATTCCCAAATCTCACCCAAGATGGACAAGAGGAGTTTTTATCACAATATGGCGAAGATGAAAAAAGCAAAGGTTTTTATAATGACACAGCAGAGCGTTTGAGTGTGCTTATCCAAAAGATTCTATTTAAACGATTTGATTCAAGCATAGACGCATTTAAAGCCACACTTGAAAATCAAATCACATCTCACAATGCCCTTATTACAATGTTTAGCGAGGGCACCATCGCACTCCCAAAGGGCTATAATTCAAGAGAAAAGCTATATGAGGCTGTATTATCAGATAATGATAAAGACTTGCAGAATCTCTTAGAGAAAAAGGAAGATAAATTCATACATTTACAATCTCATCATTTTAAGAATGATTTTTATCAAAAGCTACAAAATGATAGAGATGCCCTAGAAAAATTACTCAATGCGTGGGAGAATATACAAGGAGATTCTAAACTTGATAAACTCAAAGATTCTTTAGATAAATATCTACCACAATCACAAAAAATAGTGATTTTCACAGAAGCAGCGACAACTGCAAAATATCTTGCTAAAGAGCTTATTGCATATACAATTTTACAAATTGATGCAAGTAATCGCGAAGAAAACGAGCAAAAAATTAAAGAAAATTTTGACGCAAACTATCCTAAAGAGAAACAAAAAGATGAGTTTAATATCATCATTACAACCGACACATTAGCAGAAGGAATTAACCTTCATCGTGCAAATATTATTATTAATTATGACACGCCTTATAATTCCACAAGGCTAATGCAAAGAATAGGGCGCATTAATCGTATAGGCACGAGCTTTGAAAAAATCCATATTTATAATTTCAAGCCTACGCATTTAGCCGATGAGATTATCAATATAAACTCTATCGCCTCTGGCAAACTGCAAAGCTTTCACTATACATTAGGGGAAGATTCAGCAATTTATGATGATGAAGAGATTGTAGGGAGCAAAAATCTCTATTCTCAAATCGATAAAAACAATCAAGAAACAAGCAAAGATTCACAATACAAAAAAGCATTACAAGATTTCTACAAAAATCACAAAGATGAATTTGATAGGATAGAGCATCTCCCGCTTAAATCACGCACGATAATACAATCACATCAAACTCAAAGTTTTGCTTATATTCGCCACATTTCTAGCCACAATCACGCACACTTTTATCCATATCATATTGTGCCAAGCCAAAACTTACTCCAAGAGCCACAAACACAAGAATGTGATTTTTATGAAATGGCAGACTTTTTGAAAGCACATTTAGAATCTTGTCCTCTCAAAAATGCAGATATGAGCGTGCATTATACGCATATCCAAAGTGCAATGCAATCCTACAAACAATCTCTAAAATCCCGCAATACGCCTAATCCAACGAAAAAAGAGCTTAAACCACAAGAAATAACAGCTATCAGTAAAATTAATTCTTGCCCAGAATTAGATTCGCAAGTGAAGGAAAATCTTATTGATTTAATAAAAAACGGACACCCCCAGCTTACTAAAGAGACTATCAATATAAAGGCTAAAAATAGTGCGGATTTTGCAAGAGAAGTCCTTGTCATCAAAGAAAAATTTGCCCCAAATGCAGATTTGCAGACTAGCAAAGAGCAAGATTATAACACAATAGATTCTGCCACCCACACAGAACCTCAAATCCAAATTAGCATTACGACAATTCACTTAACAAAGGGGATAAAATGA
- a CDS encoding Eco57I restriction-modification methylase domain-containing protein, whose product MSAVESSKTLDIFLNNAYKHEHFQNFIIESFGKNIDIKTKQRTPYDKHNSIITAYSQMCENITLDSQSLSIYAFKTTSINAKITLHKEIAEIIKNQPEINAMLAVFYDESKEFRLSLVTQGFDYEKNKMTFSNLRRQSFTLGENTKTKTAKLQLQGFLDKEKTLKNLQEAFSTEPISKEFYRDYERLYKDLSQKLCQNQATFNALDNYEGLNGEKAVNAFVKKLLGRIVFLYFLQKKGWLGVAQNASYGEGDKNFLFSLFSKATQNNESFYTKYLCPLFFETLNTQRENDYSPHFDCKIPFLNGGLFEEYKDKQGKGIERDFVLTQSLENTDFEAIFDVFENYNFTIEESTPDNQEIGIDPEMLGKVFENLIDYNKSSGAFYTPREIVHFMCKNVLTRTLQERILHDESHLTQDTESPHAHKDSLYNFIFYKQSDDFIAQNAKQLTQAITSLKILDPAIGSGAFPMGMLSEILEALHTLNPSLQKQDLARYKREIIEQQIYGTDIDADAIEIAKLRFWLSIAVDEDTPSPLPNLDFKFMQGNALIESINGIEIIPSDLNAPQHQKNLLGRDENASLFDKSQTHKLEALFLQYYEPNAQKAQLKAEILAIMKEAFDERIKQIDENIQSIKANPAIKPKERVKQQEKILQYESFKHDLDALLKDYEEHNFHTDKLFLYRFFFAPIFAQGGFDIIIGNPPYIDYRSIDENTKISLQKNSFVYTNSKRGSIFVYFIEKAAKLIHKQGYCIFINPINYICQDSGAGIREFIDNNLCLISMIDVSSFKVFNSASTYTCINCFTHKSQELKEINFGRANCEEELNNIALEKFPQSKIENLSILLDSITTKIFKANYPQLSSFCDIFCALSIAGFRNDVKNKKTKDNVPFLESSDIQKYDYKQGKFLHNAVSYYSTEKIKIFEDSEIIFMARMTNFIRCCIAPKAYFGGKVNILHNFKLDRKFILGVLNSKLINYFYAKKYFASHMQGGAFGFDTLSVGSLPIPKITKANQRIVNEIVALVDKILESKAKDSTASTKKLESQIDFLVYKLYSLTDEEIKIIEST is encoded by the coding sequence ATGAGTGCAGTAGAATCTTCAAAGACTTTAGATATTTTTCTTAATAACGCCTATAAGCACGAACATTTTCAAAACTTCATCATAGAATCTTTTGGGAAAAATATTGACATAAAAACCAAGCAACGCACTCCTTATGATAAACATAATAGCATTATCACCGCCTATTCACAAATGTGTGAAAATATCACCCTAGATTCACAAAGCTTAAGCATCTATGCCTTTAAAACAACATCAATTAATGCCAAAATCACCCTCCATAAAGAAATCGCTGAAATCATCAAAAATCAACCAGAAATAAATGCAATGCTTGCAGTTTTTTATGATGAAAGCAAAGAATTTAGACTAAGTCTTGTAACACAAGGTTTTGATTATGAAAAAAACAAAATGACCTTTTCAAATCTCCGCCGACAAAGCTTCACACTAGGGGAAAATACAAAGACAAAAACAGCCAAATTACAACTTCAAGGATTTTTAGATAAAGAAAAAACTTTAAAAAATCTCCAAGAAGCTTTTAGTACAGAACCTATAAGTAAAGAATTTTATAGAGATTATGAAAGGCTTTATAAAGATTTATCGCAAAAATTATGTCAAAATCAAGCCACTTTCAATGCTTTAGACAATTATGAAGGTTTAAATGGAGAAAAAGCAGTCAATGCCTTTGTCAAAAAACTTCTAGGGCGCATTGTGTTTTTATACTTTTTGCAAAAAAAGGGTTGGTTAGGCGTAGCACAAAATGCTTCTTATGGAGAAGGCGATAAAAACTTTTTGTTTTCACTTTTTAGCAAAGCCACGCAAAATAATGAATCTTTTTATACAAAATACCTTTGCCCTTTATTTTTTGAGACACTTAACACACAAAGAGAAAACGACTATTCACCCCACTTTGATTGTAAGATTCCATTCCTTAATGGTGGGCTTTTTGAAGAGTATAAAGACAAGCAAGGTAAGGGCATAGAAAGAGATTTTGTCCTTACACAAAGCCTAGAAAATACCGATTTTGAAGCAATTTTTGATGTATTTGAAAACTATAATTTTACGATTGAAGAATCCACCCCAGATAATCAAGAAATCGGTATTGACCCTGAAATGCTTGGCAAAGTGTTTGAAAACCTCATTGATTATAATAAATCAAGTGGGGCTTTTTACACGCCTAGAGAAATTGTGCATTTTATGTGTAAAAATGTCCTAACCCGCACATTACAGGAGAGAATCTTGCACGATGAATCTCACCTCACACAAGATACAGAATCTCCACACGCACACAAAGATTCACTCTATAACTTTATTTTTTATAAACAAAGCGATGATTTTATTGCACAAAATGCGAAACAATTAACACAAGCTATCACATCGCTTAAAATCCTAGACCCTGCTATTGGCAGTGGTGCTTTCCCAATGGGAATGCTAAGCGAGATACTAGAGGCTCTGCATACACTCAATCCCTCTTTGCAAAAGCAAGACTTAGCAAGATATAAGCGCGAGATTATAGAGCAGCAAATCTATGGAACAGACATTGATGCTGATGCGATTGAGATAGCAAAACTCCGCTTTTGGCTCTCAATCGCCGTAGATGAGGATACACCTAGCCCACTTCCAAACCTTGACTTTAAATTTATGCAGGGCAATGCTCTTATAGAAAGCATTAATGGCATTGAAATTATTCCAAGTGATTTGAATGCACCACAACATCAAAAAAATCTCTTAGGTAGAGATGAAAACGCGTCTTTATTTGATAAATCACAAACTCATAAGCTAGAAGCACTTTTTCTGCAATACTATGAGCCAAATGCACAAAAAGCACAACTCAAAGCAGAGATTTTAGCGATAATGAAAGAAGCCTTTGATGAGCGTATCAAGCAAATTGATGAGAATATTCAAAGCATAAAGGCAAATCCGGCTATTAAACCAAAAGAAAGAGTCAAACAGCAAGAAAAAATACTTCAATACGAATCTTTTAAACACGATTTAGACGCACTCCTTAAAGACTATGAAGAGCATAACTTCCACACCGACAAGCTTTTTTTATATCGCTTCTTTTTTGCACCCATTTTCGCACAAGGGGGCTTTGATATAATCATTGGCAATCCTCCGTATATTGACTATCGCAGTATAGATGAAAATACAAAAATCTCTTTGCAAAAAAATTCTTTTGTTTATACAAACTCAAAAAGAGGGAGTATCTTTGTATATTTCATTGAAAAAGCAGCAAAACTAATACACAAACAAGGCTATTGTATTTTTATTAATCCTATAAATTATATCTGTCAAGATTCTGGTGCTGGAATTAGAGAGTTTATTGACAACAATCTTTGCCTTATCTCTATGATTGATGTATCAAGTTTTAAAGTTTTTAATTCTGCTTCTACCTATACTTGCATTAATTGTTTTACTCATAAAAGTCAAGAACTAAAAGAAATAAATTTTGGTAGAGCTAATTGCGAAGAGGAATTAAATAATATTGCCTTAGAAAAATTCCCACAAAGCAAAATTGAGAATTTATCTATTTTGCTAGATTCTATAACTACAAAAATTTTTAAGGCAAATTATCCACAATTATCAAGCTTTTGTGATATTTTTTGTGCTTTATCCATAGCTGGTTTTAGAAATGATGTAAAAAATAAAAAAACTAAAGACAATGTCCCCTTTTTAGAATCTTCTGATATTCAAAAATATGATTATAAACAAGGCAAATTTTTACATAATGCAGTATCTTATTATTCTACTGAAAAAATAAAAATATTTGAGGATTCGGAAATTATATTTATGGCGAGAATGACAAACTTTATTCGTTGCTGTATTGCTCCTAAAGCTTATTTTGGAGGTAAAGTCAATATTTTACATAATTTTAAACTTGATAGGAAATTTATTCTTGGAGTTTTAAATAGTAAGCTAATAAATTATTTCTATGCCAAAAAATACTTTGCTTCACATATGCAAGGCGGTGCATTTGGATTTGATACTTTAAGTGTAGGTAGTTTGCCTATTCCTAAAATCACAAAGGCAAACCAAAGAATCGTTAATGAAATTGTCGCTTTGGTAGATAAAATTTTAGAATCTAAAGCAAAGGATTCCACCGCCTCCACCAAAAAACTAGAATCGCAAATTGATTTTTTAGTTTATAAGTTGTATAGTTTAACTGATGAAGAGATAAAAATCATAGAATCTACATAA
- a CDS encoding AAA family ATPase — MIESIEVKNYKVLDSIEVENLAQINIFVGKNNCGKTSLLETIFLNFQPNNPMNIVSVVSNFIRQMQISHDNLDYFFNQLDMTKPIKITSSYNQQKMHLQITPKTTNDFAQILPNDINMNMDKILDKKTGAYITGLNFDIQFNGNPAVRSSFDIRGNNINNVIQVDYPSFSGMIFPSNLMFNALGILGRLRILKKEQELLAHLQIFDEKIQGIEVINGEIMVDLADMPKKISLNTMGEGLKKYLAILASVIVGEYKYICIDEIENGLHFESMHKLLESVIKLAQKTDIQLFVSTHSYEFLEILNTISSENQYEQIAIFNIARTKLKGLQTYKYDMKDLENLLKTKTEFRD; from the coding sequence GTGATAGAGAGTATAGAAGTAAAAAATTATAAAGTATTAGATTCAATAGAGGTTGAAAACCTAGCACAAATAAATATTTTTGTAGGTAAAAATAATTGCGGTAAAACCTCTTTGCTTGAGACTATATTTCTTAATTTTCAGCCAAACAATCCTATGAATATCGTATCGGTTGTGTCTAATTTTATAAGACAAATGCAAATAAGCCACGATAATTTGGATTATTTTTTCAATCAGCTTGATATGACTAAACCTATTAAAATCACATCATCTTATAATCAGCAAAAAATGCACTTGCAAATCACACCAAAAACAACAAATGATTTTGCTCAAATACTGCCAAATGATATAAATATGAATATGGATAAAATCTTAGATAAAAAAACAGGTGCTTACATCACAGGTTTAAACTTTGATATACAATTTAATGGAAATCCTGCGGTAAGAAGTAGCTTTGATATTCGCGGAAACAATATTAATAATGTTATCCAAGTAGATTATCCCTCATTTTCAGGTATGATTTTTCCAAGCAATTTAATGTTTAATGCGTTAGGCATTTTAGGACGATTACGAATACTTAAAAAAGAGCAAGAATTATTAGCCCATCTCCAAATCTTTGATGAGAAGATTCAAGGGATAGAAGTAATCAATGGTGAAATAATGGTAGATTTAGCAGATATGCCTAAAAAAATTAGTCTTAATACTATGGGGGAAGGCTTAAAAAAATATCTAGCCATTTTGGCAAGTGTCATTGTGGGAGAATATAAATACATCTGCATTGATGAAATTGAAAATGGACTTCATTTTGAATCAATGCACAAATTGCTTGAATCTGTCATTAAACTAGCTCAAAAAACCGATATACAACTCTTTGTCTCCACCCATAGCTATGAATTTTTAGAAATTCTTAATACAATCTCTAGTGAGAATCAATACGAACAAATTGCTATTTTTAACATTGCGAGAACTAAACTTAAAGGTTTGCAAACTTATAAATATGATATGAAAGATTTAGAGAATTTACTCAAAACCAAAACAGAATTTAGAGACTAA
- a CDS encoding DUF3226 domain-containing protein has protein sequence MHYKNPTFEYKIIENNGNELQKSTLKTIQKELDDSHRVCIIFDADLDYNQTQQHIKNKIIEYKNKVEIFLFPDNKNKGNLETLLSHIAKHKEIIECFEKYVECINSHSKDFADNIYKKSKMYAYREASGLEKIIKSNKNTMNENIFSQYFKFDSPYLQPLYSFIFNL, from the coding sequence ATACACTATAAAAACCCTACATTTGAGTATAAAATCATTGAAAATAATGGCAATGAGCTTCAAAAATCGACATTAAAAACAATTCAAAAAGAATTAGATGATAGTCATAGAGTTTGTATTATTTTTGATGCCGATTTAGATTATAACCAAACACAACAGCATATTAAAAATAAAATCATAGAATATAAAAATAAAGTAGAAATATTTTTATTCCCAGACAATAAAAACAAAGGCAACCTTGAAACTTTACTCTCTCATATTGCCAAACATAAAGAAATAATAGAATGTTTTGAAAAATATGTTGAATGTATAAACTCTCACTCTAAAGATTTTGCAGATAATATTTACAAAAAATCAAAAATGTATGCTTATCGTGAGGCAAGCGGTTTAGAAAAAATTATAAAATCAAACAAAAATACAATGAATGAGAATATATTTAGTCAATATTTTAAATTTGATTCACCTTATCTACAACCTCTTTATAGTTTTATATTTAACCTATAA
- a CDS encoding phosphoethanolamine transferase, giving the protein MGILKKQWNISWLNFVLLCAAFLSAMNFNLFIFIYTSIDESATLWQHIAFVPMVFLLLFVILTLLLVPYLSKVFMIIFIMVACVSAYFMSAYGVIIDKTMLENAFKTDAREVRELLNLKLVLFVLFFGILPCLLVLKTRIVYAPKGIKNALLTRFASFFVGILLLLAIFVPQTQFFVPFFRYYYQSEYYTTPFYQLKSLVKYIKSRTFTKPPLEIIAPDARILEHKKRLLILVVGETARAANFSLLEKDRATTNETNPYTKKWGGVVFFNAVRSCGTSTAVSVPCMFSVSTRKQYKESEFKENALDILQKVGVRVVWFGNNSGGCQGVCERIKEVKMFNEDYDEALLKDIQNALNLGEQKIIIVHLQGSHGPTYYKRYPKDFTRFTPTCDTNELQKCTQEELTDTYDNTIAYSDYVISKLIKMLQSQSGVQASLLYVSDHGESLGENGIYLHAMPYFLAPKEQIHVPLLFYSNDKNLLDLAYKHKDYNLSHDYLFSTLLGYFDVHTKVYDKNLDIFYTNLLNKEEN; this is encoded by the coding sequence ATGGGAATCTTAAAAAAACAATGGAATATTTCGTGGCTTAATTTCGTTTTGCTTTGTGCAGCTTTTTTAAGTGCTATGAATTTTAATCTTTTTATTTTTATTTATACAAGTATTGATGAAAGTGCAACTTTGTGGCAGCATATCGCCTTTGTGCCAATGGTTTTTTTGCTTTTATTTGTGATTTTAACACTTTTGCTTGTGCCGTATTTGAGTAAAGTTTTTATGATAATTTTTATAATGGTAGCTTGTGTAAGTGCATATTTTATGAGCGCTTATGGAGTGATTATTGATAAGACAATGCTAGAAAATGCCTTTAAAACCGATGCACGAGAGGTGCGAGAACTTCTTAATCTAAAACTTGTTTTGTTTGTGCTATTTTTTGGTATCTTACCTTGCCTACTTGTGCTAAAAACGCGTATTGTATATGCACCTAAGGGTATAAAAAATGCACTTCTTACACGATTTGCGAGCTTTTTTGTGGGAATTTTGCTTCTTTTAGCGATTTTTGTCCCTCAAACACAATTTTTTGTGCCATTTTTTAGATATTATTATCAGAGCGAATACTACACTACGCCATTTTATCAGCTCAAATCTTTAGTCAAATATATCAAATCCCGCACCTTTACAAAACCTCCACTTGAGATTATTGCACCAGATGCACGTATTTTAGAGCATAAAAAAAGATTGCTTATTCTTGTAGTGGGCGAGACTGCGAGGGCGGCAAATTTTTCATTGCTTGAAAAAGACAGGGCAACTACGAATGAAACTAATCCTTATACTAAAAAATGGGGTGGGGTTGTATTTTTTAATGCTGTAAGATCTTGTGGCACTTCTACAGCTGTGAGTGTGCCCTGTATGTTTTCAGTTTCTACACGTAAGCAATATAAAGAAAGTGAGTTTAAAGAAAATGCACTTGATATTTTGCAAAAAGTGGGTGTGAGGGTGGTTTGGTTTGGGAATAATTCGGGTGGCTGTCAAGGTGTATGTGAGCGTATCAAAGAAGTAAAAATGTTTAATGAAGACTATGATGAAGCTTTGCTCAAAGATATACAAAATGCTTTAAATCTTGGAGAGCAAAAGATTATTATTGTGCATTTGCAAGGCTCACACGGACCAACTTATTATAAAAGATACCCAAAAGATTTTACACGTTTTACGCCCACTTGTGATACAAATGAATTGCAAAAATGCACACAAGAGGAGCTCACAGATACTTATGATAATACGATTGCTTATAGCGATTATGTGATAAGTAAGCTGATTAAAATGCTACAATCTCAAAGCGGAGTTCAAGCTTCTTTGCTTTATGTTTCCGACCACGGCGAGAGTTTAGGAGAAAATGGTATTTATTTGCACGCAATGCCTTATTTTTTAGCCCCAAAAGAGCAAATACACGTTCCCTTGCTTTTTTATAGTAATGATAAAAATTTGCTTGATCTTGCCTATAAACATAAGGATTATAATCTTTCGCACGACTATCTTTTTAGCACTTTACTTGGATATTTTGATGTGCATACAAAAGTTTATGATAAAAACCTTGATATTTTTTATACAAATTTATTAAATAAAGAGGAGAATTAG
- a CDS encoding glutamate-5-semialdehyde dehydrogenase, producing MQDMVAMLILAKRSARILERLSNEERNAVLESMADEIESQCEIICEANAKDMSVAEHLPLAMRKRLELNSIKVHSMADSMRDIAKLHCSVGQVIKSWKNKAGLEITQVSVPLGVIGVIYESRPNVTSDVSALCFKSGNVCVLKGGKEAFHSNVAILKALHSALEQHSLPKECVSMIEDTSREGILEFVKMDKYVDLLIPRGGEGLIEFVKHNATIPIIKHDKGVCHTYIHKSANLDMALNVVLNAKLSYPAACNACECILLDEVLVEGFLPKLLTKLREADVRVMFENEVWLKNWGIADDGLADFSKEWGDKILNLKVVNGIDEALEHIAHFGSAHSESIITQDEVIAQTFMREVDAACVYVNASTRFSDGGEFGFGAEVGISTSKLHARGPMGIESLLSYKYCITGNGQVR from the coding sequence ATGCAAGATATGGTAGCAATGCTCATATTGGCAAAGCGTAGTGCAAGGATATTAGAACGATTAAGTAATGAAGAAAGAAATGCAGTGCTAGAATCTATGGCAGATGAGATAGAATCTCAATGCGAAATAATATGTGAAGCAAATGCTAAAGATATGAGTGTGGCAGAGCATCTTCCTCTAGCAATGCGTAAAAGATTAGAATTAAATAGCATAAAAGTGCATTCTATGGCAGATTCTATGCGTGATATTGCAAAGCTTCATTGCAGTGTAGGGCAGGTGATAAAAAGTTGGAAAAACAAGGCAGGATTAGAGATTACACAAGTGAGTGTGCCGCTTGGTGTCATTGGTGTCATTTATGAATCTCGCCCTAATGTTACAAGTGATGTAAGTGCATTGTGCTTTAAAAGTGGGAATGTGTGTGTGCTCAAAGGTGGCAAAGAGGCATTTCACTCAAATGTGGCAATACTTAAAGCATTGCATAGTGCATTAGAGCAGCATTCACTTCCTAAAGAATGTGTGAGTATGATAGAGGATACTTCACGTGAGGGAATATTAGAATTTGTCAAAATGGATAAGTATGTGGATTTGCTTATACCACGAGGGGGCGAGGGATTGATTGAATTTGTCAAACATAACGCAACAATTCCTATCATCAAGCACGATAAGGGCGTGTGCCATACCTATATCCATAAAAGTGCGAATTTGGATATGGCACTCAATGTTGTGCTCAATGCAAAGTTAAGCTATCCCGCCGCGTGTAATGCGTGTGAGTGTATCTTGCTTGATGAGGTGCTTGTAGAGGGATTCTTACCGAAATTGCTTACAAAATTAAGAGAAGCAGATGTGCGTGTAATGTTTGAAAATGAAGTATGGCTCAAAAATTGGGGCATTGCAGATGATGGCTTAGCTGATTTTAGCAAAGAGTGGGGCGATAAGATTCTTAATCTTAAAGTTGTAAATGGAATTGATGAAGCCCTAGAGCATATTGCGCACTTTGGTTCTGCGCATTCGGAATCTATTATCACTCAAGATGAAGTGATAGCACAAACTTTTATGCGTGAGGTCGATGCGGCGTGTGTATATGTGAATGCTTCTACACGATTTAGCGATGGTGGAGAGTTTGGCTTTGGTGCGGAGGTGGGTATTTCTACCTCTAAACTTCACGCTAGAGGTCCTATGGGTATAGAATCTTTATTAAGTTATAAATATTGTATTACAGGCAATGGACAAGTGAGGTAA